A genomic segment from Solenopsis invicta isolate M01_SB chromosome 5, UNIL_Sinv_3.0, whole genome shotgun sequence encodes:
- the LOC105198568 gene encoding solute carrier family 46 member 3, protein MSEITTPTGLTPEKKQSIPISVKSDSAVTWKSMSIRQKWSFLTNNITVEPMIACYVIPSVLSQLAVQNLILEKACRVNLAYSDEVCSALSARNTTGYEAEETAVQQMVARMQTWKTPLQSALPTLLILFMGAWSDRTGLRKPCMLLPIIGEFFSSITLIACTYWFNELPMEVVVLEAVWPALTGGWTAMFMGIFSYIADITTVESRTLRIGAANVFLSLGVPIGMALSGILYTKLGFYGVFSIAMVCYVMSFVYGLVVIKEPPRERLRKKSLPSEDKRTSLCAFVIDFFSLKHVKETFRVAFKEGTNNRKKRVIVLMVIVMVVIGPLYGEMAVLYLYMRYRYNWNEVTFSMFSTFGMVTNLIGTAISVGIFSHILKIDDAIVGIMSCTSKILASFVYAFAKHAWMVYVAAIVEIVNGTSFIAMRSIASKLVPTDELGKVNSLFGVCESLMPLVYGPMYSAIYAATMDTFPGTFFIAGGCMTMPAVFAFFWMYTQHRKDRMLKEQKEPEAMMNHKSEDATDYNLKASNPRIVEKSPQKAEMMNGIDNAAFESEQL, encoded by the exons ATGTCTGAGATCACGACGCCCACCGGCCTCACACCGGAGAAGAAACAATCGATCCCCATATCTGTCAAGTCCGACAGCGCTGTCACTTGGAAGTCCATGAGCATCCGACAGAAATGGTCCTTCCTGACCAACAACATCACCGTCGAGCCAATGATCGCGTGCTACGTGATCCCCAGCGTGCTCTCCCAACTGGCCGTGCAGAATCTCATCCTCGAGAAGGCGTGTCGGGTGAACCTGGCTTACTCAGACGAGGTATGCTCAGCTTTGTCCGCCAGGAACACCACCGGCTACGAGGCCGAGGAGACCGCGGTTCAGCAGATGGTGGCGCGGATGCAGACCTGGAAAACGCCGCTGCAGAGCGCCCTGCCGACGCTCCTGATTCTGTTCATGGGCGCCTGGAGTGATCGCACTGGTCTGAGGAAGCCCTGCATGCTACTGCCGATCATCGGCGAGTTCTTCAGTAGTATCACCCTCATCGCCTGCACGTATTGGTTCAACGAGTTGCCCATGGAAGTGGTCGTGCTGGAAGCGGTGTGGCCCGCGTTGACCGGCGGCTGGACCGCCATGTTCATGGGTATCTTTAGCTACATAGCGGATATCACAACCGTGGAATCGAGAACTCTTAGGATCGGCGCGGCCAATGTCTTTCTATCCTTGGGCGTACCGATCGGTATGGCCCTCTCGGGGATACTGTACACGAAGCTGGGTTTCTATGGTGTTTTCAGCATCGCGATGGTGTGTTACGTAATGAGCTTTGTGTACGGCCTAGTGGTTATCAAGGAACCGCCGAGGGAGCGCTTACGGAAAAAGTCCCTTCCGAGCGAGGACAAGCGAACTTCGTTGTGCGCCTTTGTTATAGACTTCTTCTCGTTGAAGCATGTCAAGGAGACGTTTCGCGTGGCGTTTAAGGAAGGGACGAACAATCGCAAGAAAAGGGTCATCGTACTCATGGTCATTGTTATGGTTGTCATCGGACCCCTTTATG GCGAAATGGCGGTTCTCTATCTTTACATGCGGTACCGGTACAACTGGAACGAAGTGACGTTCAGCATGTTCTCCACGTTTGGCATGGTAACTAATCTGATCG GTACCGCGATCTCCGTTGGCATCTTCAGTCACATTCTCAAGATAGACGACGCAATCGTGGGTATTATGAGCTGTACGAGTAAAATTTTAGCAAGTTTCGTTTACGCGTTCGCCAAGCACGCCTGGATGGTCTACGTAG CCGCTATCGTGGAGATCGTGAACGGCACGTCTTTCATCGCCATGCGATCGATAGCCTCCAAGCTCGTGCCCACGGACGAGCTCG GTAAAGTGAATTCGCTGTTTGGCGTATGCGAATCCCTGATGCCGCTTGTTTACGGGCCAATGTACAGCGCCATTTACGCGGCGACCATGGATACATTTCCGGGGACGTTCTTCATCGCCGGTGGATGCATGACAATGCCCGCGGTGTTTGCATTCTT tTGGATGTACACGCAGCATCGAAAGGATCGCATGTTGAAGGAGCAGAAGGAACCTGAAGCCATGATGAATCATAAGAGCGAGGACGCGACAGATTATAATTTGAAGGCATCGAACCCTCGGATCGTGGAGAAGAGCCCACAGAAGGCCGAGATGATGAACGGCATAGACAACGCGGCCTTCGAATCCGAGCAGTTGTGA
- the LOC105198569 gene encoding uncharacterized protein LOC105198569: MPAYRWVSRHSAQSLPENAVSGGRDSDGSAIYVGRAFHDGDMIPAKVIPDKGVAYVCHGGEEHPKDSYEVLCQGEFAWEFCSNGEVPADAIIAGQTADGEPLYVGRVLHSGSQTIGKVQPSHGCLYIPFDGEELSFKDYEVLVMH, encoded by the exons ATGCCAG CCTACAGATGGGTAAGCCGCCACAGCGCTCAATCGCTGCCAGAAAATGCGGTCAGCGGTGGTCGCGACTCTGACGGAAGTGCAATTTACGTCGGCAGAGCTTTCCACGATGGAGACATGATTCCGGCAAAAGTGATTCCCGACAAGGGTGTCGCCTACGTTTGCCACGGTGGCGAGGAACATCCCAAAGACAGTTACGAG GTCCTATGCCAAGGGGAATTCGCATGGGAGTTCTGCAGCAACGGTGAAGTACCAGCGGATGCGATAATCGCCGGACAAACCGCGGATGGAGAACCTCTATATGTTGGCCGTGTCCTCCATAGTGGATCTCAAACAATTGGCAAG gTTCAACCGAGTCACGGATGCCTGTACATTCCGTTCGATGGCGAAGAGCTATCGTTCAAGGATTACGAAGTACTCGTCATGCACTAA
- the LOC105198570 gene encoding RNA polymerase II-associated factor 1 homolog produces MAPTIQTNSNQAERDKRAVRPVEKRSELICRVKYCNTLPDIPFDPKFITYPFEPTRFIQYNPTSLERNYKYEVLTEHDLGVEIDLINKDTYAGDLNGQLDPADEKLLEEDVLTPQDSKRSRHHARSVSWLRRTEYISTESTRFQPQTADKVEAKVGYSIKKNFKEETLYMDRESQIKAIEKTFEDNKKPIERHYSKPNVVPVEILPVYPDFKLWKYPCAQVIFDSDPAPTGRSVPAQIEEMSQAMIRGVMDESGEQFVAYFLPLEETLEKRRRDFTAGIDYADEEEYEYKMAREYNWNVKSKASKGYEENYFLVMRQDGVYYNELETRVRLSKRRQKVGQQPNNTRLIVRHRPLNANEFRMQRYREKQLEPPGEEDEDEEEEEEEEQETQQEDKADGKDMPVKGSEVENGEESRASSRASSRASSRKSRSHSRSRSKSGSRSRSRSKSRSRSKSRSRSRSRSRSHSRSRSRSRSRSRSRSRSRSPSKSRSPSRSRSRSQSRSPSKSRSKSRSRSGSPQSRNTSRSRSKSKSRSRTPAKSPSRSRSSSRSKSRSRSRSRSGTGSGSGSESASGESGSESE; encoded by the exons ATGGCACCTACTATACAAACGAACAGTAACCAAGCTGAGAGGGACAAACGTGCAGTCAGACCAGTGGAAAAACG ATCTGAGCTCATATGCAGAGTGAAGTATTGCAACACATTGCCGGATATCCCATTCGATCCGAAATTCATAACGTATCCCTTTGAACCCACCAG GTTTATTCAGTATAATCCAACCTCGTTAGAAcgcaattataaatatgaagtCTTGACAGAACACGATTTAGGTgtagaaattgatttaattaataaagacaCGTATGCGGGAGATCTAAATGGTCAGTTAGATCCAGCTGACGAAAAGTTGCTCGAGGAAGATGTTCTTACTCCACAGGATTCAAAACGTTCTCGACATCACGCCAGGAGCGTGTCCTGGTTGAGACGTACAGAATATATTTCCACAGAGAGTACCAGATTTCAGCCGCAAACGGCGGACAAGGTTGAAGCTAAAGTTGGTTATAGTATCAAGAAGAACTTTAag gAGGAAACGTTGTATATGGACCGCGAGAGTCAAATAAAAGCTATAGAAAAGACCTTTGAAGACAATAAGAAGCCAATTGAAAGACACTACAGTAAACCAAACGTAGTACCTGTAGAAATATTGCCTGTATATCCAGACTTTAAG ttATGGAAATATCCGTGTGCGCAAGTCATATTTGATTCTGATCCTGCGCCAACTGGTCGATCTGTACCAGCACAGATCGAAGAAATGTCACAAGCTATGATACG AGGTGTGATGGACGAGAGCGGTGAACAGTTTGTTGCTTACTTTTTGCCGTTGGAAGAAACGTTGGAAAAGCGCCGACGGGACTTTACAGCTGGTATCGACTACGCTGACGAGGAGGAATACGAATATAAAATGGCGAGAGAGTACAATTGGAACGTCAAGAGCAAAGCTTCCAAAGGATACGAAGAGAATTATTTCCTTGTGATGAGACAAGACGGG GTTTACTACAATGAACTAGAAACGCGCGTGCGACTGAGCAAACGGCGCCAGAAGGTAGGACAGCAACCAAACAACACGCGCTTAATAGTGCGTCACCGACCCCTGAACGCTAATGAATTTAGAATGCAGAGATATCGAGAAAAACAATTGGAGCCGCCGGGAGAGGAGGATGAGgacgaagaggaggaagaagaggaagaacaGGAAACTCAACAAGAGGATAAGGCAGACGGGAAAGATATGCCGGTTAAAG GTTCTGAAGTGGAAAACGGAGAAGAGTCGCGTGCCTCTTCGAGGGCATCCTCGCGAGCGTCCAGCAGAAAATCGCGATCCCACTCACGATCTCGTTCCAAATCCGGTTCGAGATCAAGATCGAGATCGAAATCAAGATCGAGATCGAAATCAAGATCGAGATCAAGATCGCGTTCACGATCGCATTCACGTTCACGTTCTCGTTCACGTTCACGTTCACGTTCACGTTCACGTTCACGTTCCCCGTCGAAATCTAGATCACCGTCTCGATCGCGCTCGCGTTCTCAGTCGCGTTCGCCGTCTAAATCGCGCAGTAAATCACGATCTCGATCCGGCAGTCCTCAGTCGAGGAACACATCGAGATCTAGATCCAAGTCAAAATCGCGCTCGAGGACACCTGCGAAGTCACCGTCAAGATCTCGGTCGAGCTCGCGATCTAAGTCCAGGTCGCGGTCAAGATCGAGATCTGGAACTGGTAGCGGCAGCGGTTCCGAAAGCGCGAGCGGCGAAAGCGGCTCCGAGAGTGAGTGA